The Fusarium keratoplasticum isolate Fu6.1 chromosome 8, whole genome shotgun sequence genome includes a region encoding these proteins:
- a CDS encoding Protein GET1 produces MEPSMQCVGAMTWLRHHVDKRTSNTANSIDNELHPALEEPRNAHIAHDYCTESVNMAHPLMLSIFLIEVVVHLVNAIGAKTINNLLWTLINFLPVPTAKAAAEQRKMQAEYLKVQRELKATSSQDEFAKWAKLRRQHDKLLEQLEKKKNSMAATRSKFDTSLTGARIVLTRAPQYFLPFWYATEPMFWLPYGWFPYYAEWILSFPRGPMGSVSIASWQLACTGVILLFSDLIMGIAGLVMNAKQQSKTKEAPVKAQSEKVETEKKEL; encoded by the exons ATGGAGCCCTCCATGCAATGTGTCGGGGCTATGACATGGCTCCGACACCACGTTGACAAAAGAACCTCCAACACCGCcaacagcatcgacaacGAGCTTCACCCGGCGCTCGAGGAACCACGCAATGCGCACATAGCCCACGATTACTGCACCGAATCCGTCAACATGGCTCACCCCCTTATgctctccatcttcctcatcgagGTCGTCGTCCACCTCGTCAACGCCATCGGAGCCAAGACGATCAACAACCTG CTCTGGACGCTCATCAACTTCCTCCCCGTCCCGACGGCCAAGGCGGCGGCCGAGCAGCGCAAGATGCAGGCAGAGTACCTCAAGGTCCAGcgggagctcaaggccacgAGCAGCCAGGACGAGTTTGCCAAGTGGGCGAAGCTGCGCCGACAGCACGACAAGCTgctcgagcagcttgagaagaaga AGAACAGCATGGCAGCCACACGATCCAAGTTCGACACTTCCCTCACCGGAGCCCGCATCGTCCTCACCCGCGCGCCGCAATACTTCCTGCCATTCTGGTACGCCACTGAGCCCATGTTCTGGCTGCCGTACGGCTGGTTCCCCTACTACGCCGAATGGATCCTGTCGTTCCCTCGCGGACCCATGGGGAGCGTCAGCATCGCCTCGTGGCAGCTGGCCTGCACAGGagtcatcctcctcttcagcgaCCTGATCATGGGTATCGCGGGCCTGGTCATGAACGCCAAGCAGCAGagcaagaccaaggaggcgCCCGTCAAGGCTCAGAGCGAGAAGGtcgagacggagaagaaggaattATAA
- a CDS encoding Peptidase A1 domain-containing protein, which produces MRPSVLLAQLALCASSANAFFPYDPDWRRDVEQKRVTRSHRSIRGQEGRSVRMGIKQRAAQNKQPISERAAREAARLVAKYSGQDIPSDSELAKRANEYDVMEAVETKGKFTEGVNQDGTDYSYFIEVDIGSKKKPIYMLIDTGAGSSWVMGADCTSKACAMHNTFGPDDSDSLELINKPFNIAYGSGKVSGVLAKDNIHVAGMDLEYQFGLATNTSDQFVQFAFDGILGLAMNKGANENFLSTLEASGNIDKNIFCIALNRASDGTNEGEISFGSPNPDKYSGKITYTSLPDGKDNDWAIKMDDMGYNGKNANIGGIRTFIDTGTSFMFGSSENVKKLHALIPGAESSDDTTYKVPCDSKGNLTVSFSGVDYVISPKDWVSPPNKNGECTSNIYGYEVVQGAWLLGDTFIKNVYAVFDADERRIGFASSVITGGSDKESSKTKTSTSSAKATKTADDSEETGVSALPDSTATSGPDVGLGKESITTGTSTSDASQSSETKDSSAPTGLLSQARFTFIFCIVPFFALLV; this is translated from the exons ATGCGTCCATCAGTTTTGCTGGCACAGCTGGCACTATGCGCCTCATCCGCCAATGCCTTTTTTCCCTATGACCCAGATTGGCGTCGAGATGTAGAGCAGAAACGTGTCACAAGGAGCCATAGGAGCATTCGAGGTCAGGAAGGTCGAAGTGTGCGAATGGGGATCAAACAGAGGGCCGCTCAG AACAAACAGCCCATATCCGAAAGAGCTGCCCGTGAGGCAGCACGACTGGTGGCCAAGTACAGCGGCCAAGACATTCCGAGCGACAGCGAACTGGCCAAGCGAGCCAACGAGTACGATGTCATGGAGGCTGTTGAAACCAAGGGAAAGTTTACCGAGGGAGTCAACCAGGATGGAACCGACTACTCTTACTTTATCGAGGTCGACATCGgatccaagaagaagccaatTTACATGCTCATCGACACGGGTGCTGGTTCGAGTTGGGTTATGGGCGCCGACTGTACGAGCAAGGCATGCGCGATGCACAACACGTTTGGCCCTGACGATTCGGATTCTCTGGAGTTGATCAACAAGCCCTTCAACATTGCGTACGGCTCTGGCAAGGTCAGCGGTGTGCTCGCAAAGGACAACATTCACGTGGCGGGCATGGATCTCGAGTATCAGTTTGGATTGGCGACCAACACCTCCGATCAGTTTGTTCAGTTCGCATTCGACGGCATCTTGGGTCTTGCCATGAACAAGGGCGCAAACGAGAACTTTCTGTCCACCCTGGAAGCATCTGGCAACATTGACAAGAACATCTTCTGCATCGCCCTGAACCGCGCGTCTGATGGTACCAACGAGGGCGAGATCAGCTTTGGCTCTCCTAACCCTGACAAGTACAGCGGCAAGATCACATACACCTCTCTTCCTGACGGCAAGGACAACGACTGggccatcaagatggacGATATGGGCTACAACGGCAAGAATGCCAACATTGGTGGAATCCGCACCTTTATCGACACAGGAACTTCTTTCATGTTTGGTTCGTCTGAAaacgtcaagaagctccacGCCCTCATCCCCGGAGCTGAGAGCAGCGACGACACGACATACAAGGTTCCCTGTGACAGCAAAGGCAACTTGACCGTGTCCTTTTCTGGCGTCGACTATGTCATCTCACCAAAGGATTGGGTCTCGCCCCCCAACAAGAACGGCGAGTGCACCAGCAACATTTACGGTTACGAGGTTGTTCAGGGAGCTTGGCTGCTTGGAGATACTTTCATCAAGAACGTCTACGCCGTCTTTGACGCCGACGAGCGACGAATTG GATTCGCCAGCAGCGTCATCACAGGTGGCTCTGACAAGGAaagctccaagaccaagacctcAACTTCTTCGGCCAAGGCAACCAAGACTGCTGACGACTCGGAGGAAACTGGCGTCAGCGCCCTCCCCGACTCGACAGCAACCTCAGGGCCAGACGTCGGCCTCGGCAAGGAATCCATCACCACTGGTACTTCCACCTCGGACGCGAGCCAGTCcagcgagaccaaggactCGTCCGCACCCACAGGGCTGCTCTCACAAGCCCGCTTCACATTCATTTTCTGTATAGTACCATTTTTCGCCCTCCTGGTCTAA